The Triticum aestivum cultivar Chinese Spring chromosome 3A, IWGSC CS RefSeq v2.1, whole genome shotgun sequence genome includes a region encoding these proteins:
- the LOC123056891 gene encoding uncharacterized protein, translating into MAPGTCVAAIPDLPDAYKPPPRHRCPTLVLLAPISLCLPPQIPLLLDLRHGRVVGVAVADGLLAARDHARGTVFIAYFDYMGEIEPEATGTPAASPSSTSIRLGRRRRRQHRPPLLLLSHSTGLLVPARPRDCRRPQFDYGVDDPSLPEQPDAGALEPDATIDDDSCYNGGAFYYV; encoded by the exons ATGGCGCCAGGGACATGCGTGGCGGCCATCCCCGACCTCCCCGACGCCTATAAGCCACCCCCGCGTCACCGGTGCCCAACCCTAGTTTTGCTCGCCCCCAtctccctctgcctccctcctcagATCCCCCTCCTTCTTGATCTCCGCCATGGACGCGTCGTCGGCGTAGCCGTCGCCGATGGCCTCCTCGCTGCCAGAGACCACGCCAGGGGCACCGTCTTCATCGCCTACTTCGACTACATGGGCGAGATCGAGCCGGAAGCCACCGGGACACCCGCTGCTTCCCCGTCCTCAACCTCCATCCGTctcggtcgccgccgccgtcgccaacaCCGGCcacctctgctgctcctaagccactcAACGGGCCTCCTTGTGCCTGCTCG accccgagactgccggcgaccccagttcgactacggtgttgacgatccctccttgccagagcaaccag atgctggagccctggagccagacgccaccatcgacgacgattcCTGCTACAATGGAGGTGCCttctactacgtgtag